The following coding sequences lie in one Musa acuminata AAA Group cultivar baxijiao chromosome BXJ3-1, Cavendish_Baxijiao_AAA, whole genome shotgun sequence genomic window:
- the LOC135629528 gene encoding protein CYSTEINE-RICH TRANSMEMBRANE MODULE 11-like, with the protein MSYQQVPPQEAYPPPGYSPPYPPPYGAPPPYPPPSSPPGGYPPPGGYPPPGGYPPPRPPGYQGYFYEDYAPPPPPPPPPSHPYYHSHDDAGLSFLKGCLAALCCCCVLEECCF; encoded by the exons ATGAGCTACCAGCAAGTTCCTCCTCAAGAAGCCTACCCACCGCCAG GGTACTCGCCGCCTTACCCTCCACCGTACGGAGCTCCTCCACCGTACCCTCCGCCTTCCTCTCCACCCGGCGGTTACCCTCCACCCGGCGGTTACCCTCCACCCGGCGGCTATCCTCCACCGCGCCCTCCTGGGTACCAGGGGTACTTCTATGAGGACTACGCTCCCCCTCCGCCTCCTCCGCCTCCACCATCCCATCCCTACTACCACAGCCATGATGATGCCGGCCTCTCTTTCTTAAAAGGATG CCTGGctgccctttgctgctgctgTGTACTGGAAGAGTGCTGCTTCTGA
- the LOC103972801 gene encoding uncharacterized protein LOC103972801 → MFKNTFQSGFLSILYSLGSKPLQIWDKEVVNGQVRRLQDDDIQSNVLEIVGSNVQSTYITCPADPSATLGIKLPFLVMIVKNLKKYFTFEIQILDDKNVRRRFRASNFQSVTRVKPFICTMPLTLEDGWNNIQLNLADLTRRAYGTNYVETLRVQVHANCRLRRIYFSDRLYSEEELPQEFKLYLPMQKA, encoded by the exons ATGTTCAAGAACACATTCCAATCTGGGTTCTTATCTATTCTCTACAGTCTTGG gaGCAAACCTTTGCAAATATGGGACAAAGAAG TTGTCAATGGACAGGTTAGACGGCTACAAGATGACGATATCCAGTCAAATGTGCTTGAAATAGTTGGCTCAAATGTGCAGTCAACTTACATTACTTGTCCTGCTGATCCATCTGCAACACTTGGTATCAAGCTTCCGTTTTTGGTTATGATTGTAAAAAATCTGAAGAAGTATTTTACCTTTGAGATTCAGATTTTGGATGATAAGAATGTTCGCCGCCGTTTTAGAGCTTCAAATTTTCAG TCTGTAACACGGGTAAAGCCATTTATTTGCACCATGCCTCTTACATTGGAAGATGGTTGGAACAACATTCAACTAAATCTTGCCGATCTAACGAGAAGGGCATATGGCACAAATTATGTCGAGACTCTTAGAGTGCAGGTCCATGCAAACTGCCGACTCAGAAGAATTTACTTCTCGGATCGACTTTACTCAGAGGAAGAGCTCCCCCAGGAGTTCAAACTGTATCTCCCAATGCAA AAAGCATGA